From Lysobacter auxotrophicus, the proteins below share one genomic window:
- a CDS encoding DUF1318 domain-containing protein yields MRRWMGIPLAAVALTACVTINVYFPAAEAKEAAREFVEKVIGDDAQPAPKSQDKPGGQSAYVPPAQRSLASRIDWLSLVGIGSAHAQGQPDITIKTPAIQAIQGRMAQRFDGQLKAHFESGALGIANDGTIDVRDAAKVPLPQRVAVNQAVAEQNRDARAVYREIAVANDHPEWEQQIRAVFARQWVDSARPGWWVQDAGGGWRQK; encoded by the coding sequence ATGCGTCGTTGGATGGGCATTCCACTGGCAGCCGTTGCGCTGACCGCCTGCGTCACGATCAACGTGTACTTCCCCGCGGCCGAGGCCAAGGAAGCGGCGCGCGAATTCGTCGAGAAGGTGATCGGCGACGACGCACAGCCTGCGCCGAAGTCGCAGGACAAGCCGGGCGGGCAGAGCGCGTACGTGCCGCCGGCGCAGCGTTCGCTCGCGTCGCGCATCGACTGGTTGTCGCTGGTCGGCATCGGCAGCGCGCACGCGCAGGGCCAGCCGGACATCACGATCAAGACGCCGGCGATCCAGGCGATCCAGGGCCGCATGGCGCAGCGTTTCGATGGCCAGCTGAAGGCGCATTTCGAATCCGGCGCGCTGGGCATCGCCAACGACGGCACCATCGACGTGCGCGACGCAGCCAAGGTTCCGCTGCCGCAGCGCGTGGCCGTGAACCAGGCCGTCGCCGAACAGAACCGCGACGCGCGCGCGGTGTATCGCGAGATCGCCGTCGCCAACGACCACCCCGAATGGGAGCAGCAGATCCGCGCGGTGTTCGCGCGCCAATGGGTCGACAGCGCGCGCCCGGGCTGGTGGGTGCAGGACGCCGGCGGCGGCTGGCGGCAGAAGTGA
- the rlmD gene encoding 23S rRNA (uracil(1939)-C(5))-methyltransferase RlmD has translation MARIDQTPFEVLITDLTHDGRGVARRPDGKAVFVAGALPGERVMASQTGRHRSFDEARTVEVLDAAPERVAPRCAHFGVCSGCAMQHYDEARQILAKQRVLMENFERIGHVEPERILPPLVDTSWGYRRKGRFSVRRVEKKDKTLVGFRETDPRFVADIRECHTVMPQIASKLPELAALIDGMQARREIPQIEFIAGDAQDGSHGDAFSGVALTIRHLVPLTDSDRDALVAFGKAHGFAIYLQPGGLDTVHAIWPESPKLAFSLPQWNLEFLFRPLDFIQVNAGLNGKMIQLALDLLDPKPEDRVLDLFAGLGNFTLPLARQVREVVGVEGEAGLVRRARENAAHNGIANAEFHAADLAKDLSNEHWMKQPFDKLLLDPPRSGADVVLAQLPLKQFDRIVYVSCHPASLARDAGFLVKERGWKLKAAGVMDMFPHTAHVESIALFEKA, from the coding sequence GTGGCCCGCATCGATCAAACCCCCTTTGAAGTCCTCATCACCGACCTGACCCATGACGGCCGCGGCGTGGCCCGCCGCCCCGACGGCAAGGCCGTGTTCGTCGCCGGCGCACTGCCGGGCGAACGCGTCATGGCCTCCCAGACCGGTCGCCACCGCAGTTTCGACGAAGCCAGGACCGTCGAAGTCCTGGACGCCGCGCCCGAACGCGTCGCGCCGCGCTGCGCGCACTTCGGCGTGTGCAGCGGCTGCGCCATGCAGCATTACGACGAAGCCCGCCAGATCCTCGCCAAGCAGCGCGTGCTGATGGAGAACTTCGAGCGCATCGGACACGTCGAGCCCGAACGCATCCTGCCGCCGCTGGTCGACACCTCGTGGGGCTATCGCCGCAAGGGCCGCTTCTCGGTGCGCCGCGTCGAGAAGAAGGACAAGACGCTGGTCGGTTTCCGCGAAACCGATCCGCGGTTCGTCGCCGACATCCGCGAATGCCACACCGTGATGCCGCAGATCGCCTCGAAGCTGCCCGAACTGGCGGCACTCATCGACGGCATGCAGGCGCGTCGCGAGATCCCGCAGATCGAGTTCATCGCCGGCGACGCGCAGGACGGATCGCATGGCGATGCCTTCAGCGGCGTCGCGCTGACGATCCGCCATCTGGTGCCGCTCACCGACAGCGATCGCGATGCGCTGGTCGCGTTCGGCAAGGCGCACGGTTTCGCCATCTACCTGCAACCCGGCGGCCTCGACACCGTGCACGCCATCTGGCCGGAATCGCCGAAGCTCGCGTTCTCGCTGCCGCAGTGGAACCTCGAATTCCTGTTCCGTCCGCTGGACTTCATCCAGGTCAACGCGGGCCTCAACGGCAAGATGATCCAGCTCGCGCTCGATCTGCTCGATCCGAAGCCCGAAGACCGCGTGCTCGACCTGTTCGCCGGCCTGGGCAATTTCACCCTGCCGCTGGCGCGCCAGGTGCGCGAGGTCGTGGGCGTGGAAGGCGAGGCGGGCCTGGTCCGTCGCGCACGCGAGAACGCCGCGCACAATGGCATCGCCAATGCCGAGTTCCATGCGGCCGATCTCGCGAAGGACCTGTCGAACGAGCACTGGATGAAGCAGCCGTTCGACAAGCTGCTGCTCGACCCGCCGCGCTCCGGCGCCGACGTCGTGCTCGCGCAGCTGCCGCTGAAACAGTTCGACCGTATCGTCTACGTCAGCTGCCATCCGGCGTCGCTGGCGCGCGATGCGGGCTTCCTGGTGAAGGAGCGCGGCTGGAAGCTCAAGGCCGCCGGCGTGATGGACATGTTCCCGCACACGGCGCACGTGGAATCGATCGCGTTGTTCGAGAAAGCGTGA
- the lepA gene encoding translation elongation factor 4: protein MQQIRNFSIIAHVDHGKSTLADRIIQLCGGLEAREMEAQVLDSNPIERERGITIKAQSVSLPYRARDGQTYFLNFIDTPGHVDFSYEVSRSLAACEGALLVVDAAQGVEAQSVANCYTAVEQGLEVVPVLNKIDLPTADIERAKAEIEAVIGIDAEDAVAISAKTGLNVVDVLEAIVHRIPPPKPRDTDKLQALIIDSWFDNYLGVVSLVRVMQGEIKPGDKVLVMSTGRTHQVDKVGVFTPKRKDLPRLGAGEVGWIHASIKDVHGAPVGDTLTLAGDPAPKPLPGFQEMQPRVFAGLFPVDAEDYPDLREALDKLRLNDAALRFEPESSEAMGFGFRCGFLGMLHMEIVQERLEREYNLNLITTAPTVIYEVLRTDGEILPMDNPAKLPPVNMVQEIREPIIRANILTPEAYIGNIIKLCEEKRGVQIGIQYLASQVQISYELPMAEVVLDFFDKLKSVSRGYASLDYHFLRFDAGPFVRVDTLINGDKVDALSIICHRSHADRRGRDLCEKMKELIPRQMFDVAIQAAIGSQVIARTTVKALRKNVLAKCYGGDISRKKKLLEKQKEGKKRMKQVGRVEIPQEAFLAVLQVDK, encoded by the coding sequence ATGCAGCAGATCAGAAACTTCTCCATCATCGCCCACGTCGACCACGGCAAGTCGACGCTTGCGGACCGCATCATCCAGCTCTGCGGCGGCCTCGAAGCCCGCGAGATGGAGGCGCAGGTACTCGACTCCAACCCGATCGAGCGCGAACGCGGCATCACCATCAAGGCGCAGTCCGTGTCGCTGCCGTACAGGGCGCGCGATGGGCAGACCTACTTCCTCAACTTCATCGACACGCCCGGCCACGTCGACTTCAGCTACGAAGTCAGCCGCTCGCTGGCCGCGTGCGAAGGCGCGCTGCTGGTCGTCGACGCCGCGCAGGGCGTGGAAGCGCAGTCGGTCGCCAACTGCTACACCGCGGTGGAGCAGGGGCTGGAAGTCGTCCCGGTGCTCAACAAGATCGACCTGCCGACGGCCGACATCGAGCGCGCGAAGGCGGAGATCGAAGCGGTCATCGGCATCGACGCCGAGGACGCTGTCGCCATCAGCGCCAAGACCGGCCTGAACGTGGTCGACGTGCTGGAAGCGATCGTGCATCGCATCCCGCCGCCCAAGCCGCGCGACACCGACAAGCTGCAGGCGCTGATCATCGACTCGTGGTTCGACAACTACCTGGGCGTGGTCTCGCTGGTGCGCGTCATGCAGGGCGAGATCAAGCCCGGCGACAAGGTGCTGGTGATGTCGACCGGCCGCACGCACCAGGTCGACAAGGTCGGCGTGTTCACGCCCAAGCGCAAGGACCTTCCGCGGCTCGGCGCGGGCGAGGTCGGCTGGATTCATGCGTCGATCAAGGACGTGCATGGCGCGCCGGTCGGCGACACGCTGACGCTCGCCGGCGATCCCGCGCCCAAGCCGCTGCCGGGCTTCCAGGAAATGCAGCCGCGCGTGTTCGCCGGCCTGTTTCCGGTCGACGCCGAGGACTACCCCGACCTGCGCGAAGCCCTCGACAAGCTGCGCCTGAACGACGCCGCGCTGCGGTTCGAGCCGGAAAGCTCCGAAGCGATGGGCTTCGGCTTCCGCTGCGGCTTCCTGGGCATGCTGCACATGGAGATCGTGCAGGAGCGCCTGGAGCGCGAGTACAACCTCAACCTGATCACCACCGCGCCCACGGTGATCTACGAGGTGCTGCGCACCGACGGCGAGATCCTGCCGATGGACAACCCGGCCAAGCTGCCGCCGGTGAACATGGTCCAGGAGATCCGCGAGCCGATCATCCGCGCGAACATCCTCACGCCCGAGGCCTACATCGGCAACATCATCAAGCTGTGCGAGGAAAAACGCGGCGTGCAGATCGGCATCCAGTACCTGGCCAGCCAGGTGCAGATCAGCTACGAGCTGCCGATGGCCGAGGTGGTGCTGGACTTCTTCGACAAGCTCAAGTCGGTCAGCCGCGGCTACGCCTCGCTGGACTATCACTTCCTGCGCTTCGACGCCGGCCCGTTCGTGCGCGTGGACACGCTCATCAACGGCGACAAGGTCGATGCGCTGTCCATCATCTGCCACCGCAGCCATGCCGACCGCCGCGGTCGCGACCTGTGCGAGAAGATGAAGGAACTGATCCCGCGCCAGATGTTCGACGTGGCGATCCAGGCGGCGATCGGTTCGCAGGTCATCGCCCGCACGACCGTCAAGGCGCTGCGCAAGAACGTGCTGGCCAAGTGCTACGGCGGCGACATCAGCCGAAAGAAGAAGCTCCTCGAGAAACAGAAAGAGGGCAAGAAGCGCATGAAGCAGGTCGGCCGCGTCGAGATCCCGCAGGAGGCGTTCCTCGCCGTCCTGCAGGTGGACAAGTAA
- a CDS encoding response regulator: MPMMPDTVPRILLVEDDPTSRAFLTAALEAMPAEVDSVDSLATALTFASSRSYSAWMIDARLPDGSGEELLARLRERDAHTPAIAHTAAFESTVLDALHDAGFAEALVKPMPAATLQAAVRRVLGFATTEAPASGIVIDERLPLWDDDAAALALNGNRTHVDTLRDLFVQELAKSVYAISTAAERGDLDSVRGDLHRLRASCGFVGAQRLAAAVQALQEDPASTSRLGALEHIAQDTLANARVVPHSSRLPDVQSAAF, from the coding sequence ATGCCGATGATGCCCGACACAGTTCCACGCATCCTGCTGGTCGAGGACGATCCGACCAGCCGGGCCTTCCTCACTGCTGCGCTCGAGGCGATGCCGGCCGAGGTCGACAGCGTCGACTCGCTGGCCACCGCACTGACGTTCGCATCGTCGCGAAGCTATTCGGCCTGGATGATCGACGCGCGCCTGCCCGACGGCAGCGGCGAGGAACTGCTCGCGCGACTTCGCGAACGCGACGCGCACACGCCGGCCATCGCGCACACGGCGGCGTTCGAATCGACCGTGCTCGACGCACTGCACGACGCGGGGTTTGCCGAGGCACTGGTCAAGCCGATGCCGGCGGCGACGCTGCAGGCGGCGGTGCGTCGCGTGCTAGGGTTCGCGACGACGGAAGCCCCCGCGTCCGGCATCGTCATCGACGAGCGGTTGCCGCTCTGGGACGACGACGCGGCCGCGCTCGCGCTCAACGGCAACCGCACGCACGTGGACACGCTCCGCGATCTGTTCGTGCAGGAACTGGCGAAGTCGGTGTATGCGATTTCCACCGCGGCCGAGCGCGGGGACCTGGACTCGGTGCGTGGCGACCTGCACCGGCTGCGCGCAAGCTGCGGCTTCGTCGGAGCACAACGGCTCGCGGCCGCAGTGCAGGCGTTGCAGGAGGATCCGGCCTCGACGTCGCGGTTGGGCGCGCTCGAGCACATCGCGCAGGACACGCTCGCGAACGCGCGCGTGGTGCCGCATTCGTCCCGCCTTCCGGACGTTCAGTCGGCCGCGTTCTGA
- the era gene encoding GTPase Era, which translates to MNTPAHRAGHVAVIGRPNVGKSTLVNALVGAKVSITSDRPQTTRHQLLGIATFPEGQLLLVDTPGIHREQKRAMNRWMNRAARGALEGVEAAILVVRAGQWDDEDSLAFEALKKGGVPVVLVANQVDRIKDKTTLLPFLAKVSDGRDFAAVHPISALRRKGLEALVKDVLALMPEQPALYGEDEITDKSQRFLAGEMVREQLMRQLGEELPYATTVEIEKFEVDGNLLRIGAVIWVERDGQKAIVIGKGGERLREIGAKARQQMERLFGSKVFLETWVRVREGWSDDEAALRAFGYHD; encoded by the coding sequence ATGAATACCCCCGCTCATCGCGCCGGCCACGTGGCCGTCATCGGCCGTCCGAACGTCGGCAAATCCACCCTGGTCAACGCCCTCGTCGGCGCGAAGGTCAGCATCACCTCCGACCGCCCGCAGACCACGCGGCATCAGTTGCTCGGCATTGCGACCTTTCCCGAAGGCCAATTGCTGCTCGTCGACACCCCCGGCATCCATCGCGAGCAGAAGCGCGCGATGAACCGCTGGATGAACCGCGCCGCGCGTGGCGCGCTGGAGGGCGTGGAGGCCGCGATCCTCGTCGTGCGCGCCGGCCAGTGGGACGACGAGGATTCCCTCGCGTTCGAAGCCCTGAAGAAGGGCGGCGTACCGGTGGTGCTGGTCGCCAACCAGGTCGACCGCATCAAGGACAAGACCACGCTGCTGCCGTTCCTCGCCAAGGTGAGCGACGGGCGCGACTTCGCCGCCGTGCATCCGATCTCGGCGCTGCGCCGCAAGGGGCTGGAAGCGCTGGTGAAGGACGTGCTGGCGCTCATGCCCGAGCAGCCCGCGCTGTACGGCGAGGACGAGATCACCGACAAGAGCCAGCGTTTCCTCGCCGGCGAGATGGTGCGCGAGCAGCTCATGCGCCAGCTCGGCGAAGAGCTTCCGTATGCGACGACGGTGGAGATCGAGAAGTTCGAAGTCGACGGCAACCTGCTGCGCATCGGTGCCGTCATCTGGGTCGAGCGCGATGGCCAGAAGGCCATCGTCATCGGCAAGGGCGGCGAGCGGCTGCGCGAGATCGGCGCCAAGGCCCGCCAGCAGATGGAACGCCTGTTCGGCAGCAAGGTGTTCCTGGAAACGTGGGTTCGCGTACGCGAAGGCTGGTCGGACGACGAGGCGGCGCTGCGGGCCTTCGGGTACCACGATTGA
- a CDS encoding sigma-E factor negative regulatory protein: MTSNRRPIDDRPDQLHERETLCALFDGELQGDEARFALKRLGHDVQWRDTVGRWQLYGDALRGQAQGVAAGGFADRVALALREEQAQVVAIPARASGGRRAWMGGALAASVAVAALFVTRPFSSDAPPSNNRVSPDVASVPAAAPRVAAAVASRAPAAAASGASVLSGSTNNPSPGSALGASAAAAAVAAVEVPRRAGERRAARNQNPRSIDRAGRSTEQSAVAAAAIAQTAIADASLPGPAATPHKPFQPEHVEPASRPWPRAVLPQYSGNGALTASFGTSSANSPSFYPFEPQAAMPVVEETPAQRDTQN, translated from the coding sequence ATGACCTCCAACCGACGACCCATCGACGACAGACCGGATCAGCTCCATGAGCGCGAGACCCTGTGCGCGCTGTTCGACGGCGAACTGCAGGGCGATGAAGCGCGCTTCGCGTTGAAGCGCCTCGGCCACGACGTGCAGTGGCGCGACACCGTCGGCCGCTGGCAGCTGTATGGCGACGCATTGCGCGGACAGGCGCAGGGCGTGGCCGCGGGCGGCTTCGCCGACCGCGTGGCGCTCGCGCTGCGCGAGGAACAGGCCCAGGTCGTCGCGATCCCGGCCCGGGCGTCGGGCGGGCGTCGCGCCTGGATGGGCGGCGCGCTTGCCGCTTCGGTCGCGGTGGCGGCGTTGTTCGTGACGCGTCCGTTCTCCAGCGACGCGCCGCCCAGCAACAACCGTGTATCGCCGGATGTCGCGAGCGTGCCGGCGGCCGCTCCGCGCGTCGCGGCTGCCGTGGCCTCGCGCGCGCCGGCCGCTGCTGCTTCCGGCGCATCCGTGCTGTCGGGCTCGACGAACAATCCCTCGCCGGGTAGCGCGCTCGGTGCGAGCGCGGCTGCCGCCGCCGTAGCGGCCGTCGAAGTGCCGCGTCGTGCGGGCGAACGCCGCGCCGCGCGCAACCAGAATCCGCGTTCGATCGATCGCGCCGGACGCTCCACCGAACAGTCCGCCGTCGCGGCGGCAGCCATCGCGCAGACCGCCATCGCCGACGCTTCGCTGCCGGGCCCGGCAGCGACGCCGCACAAACCCTTCCAGCCCGAACACGTCGAACCGGCCTCGCGCCCGTGGCCGCGCGCGGTGTTGCCGCAGTACTCGGGCAACGGCGCGCTGACGGCGAGCTTCGGCACGAGTTCGGCGAACTCGCCGTCGTTCTATCCGTTCGAACCGCAGGCCGCGATGCCCGTCGTGGAAGAAACGCCGGCGCAGCGCGATACGCAGAACTGA
- the rnc gene encoding ribonuclease III: protein MTDLIGHRFARPELLQQALTHRSAGAPHNERLEFLGDALVNLIVAEALYTYWPKADEGALTRARAELVRESALAPIARTLDLGPRLTLGPGEMKSGGHRRDSILADALEAVIAAIYLDSDFPTCRAAVMPWFESAIAALPPPNKVGKDAKTRLQEWLQARQKPLPIYALLGETGEDHAKSFQVSCTLNQPPLVAEGVGSSRRAAEQAAAEAALNQLLER from the coding sequence ATGACTGATCTCATCGGCCACCGTTTCGCGCGCCCGGAACTGCTGCAGCAGGCCCTGACGCACCGCAGTGCGGGTGCCCCGCACAACGAACGGCTGGAGTTCCTCGGCGACGCGCTGGTCAACCTGATCGTCGCCGAGGCGCTGTACACCTACTGGCCGAAGGCCGACGAGGGCGCGCTCACCCGCGCCCGCGCCGAACTCGTGCGCGAATCGGCGCTGGCGCCGATCGCGCGGACGCTCGACCTCGGACCACGGCTCACCCTCGGGCCCGGCGAGATGAAATCCGGCGGACACCGCCGCGACTCCATCCTGGCCGACGCGCTGGAGGCGGTGATCGCCGCCATCTACCTCGACTCGGATTTTCCGACCTGCCGTGCCGCGGTCATGCCCTGGTTCGAGTCGGCCATCGCCGCGCTGCCCCCGCCGAACAAGGTCGGGAAGGACGCCAAGACGCGGCTTCAGGAGTGGCTGCAGGCCCGCCAGAAGCCGCTTCCGATCTACGCGCTGCTGGGCGAAACGGGCGAGGACCACGCCAAGAGCTTCCAGGTCAGCTGCACGCTGAACCAGCCGCCGCTGGTCGCCGAGGGCGTGGGCAGTTCGCGGCGAGCCGCCGAGCAGGCCGCCGCCGAGGCCGCGCTGAACCAGCTGCTGGAACGCTGA
- a CDS encoding DegQ family serine endoprotease — MNRTPRSPLRSMFLVAAIAAALPVACTAQPPANPIAQPPAATPAPPLVSGLPDFTNLVQRVGPAVVNIRAEVTPRRTARGQQQMPDEEQIPEIFRRFFGDEMPFPGGPGGPGPRGPRGGGTSLGSGFLMSADGYVMTNHHVVEGADNVTVTLSDRREFPAKVVGSDEQSDVALLKIDAKGLPFLRMAPSNSAKAGQWVIAIGSPFGLDHSVTAGIVSAVGRANPYANQRYVPFIQTDVAINQGNSGGPLLNTSGEVVGINSQIFSNSGGYMGVSFAIPIDVAMSAAEQLRATGKVSRGQLGVQVQALTSESAKALGLPDSSGALIADVLPGSPAEKAGIERGDVIRAVDGRAINDSADLPPIIGNMAPGTKAKVTLVRDGRTVDKTVTVNELDELAGTPGARPRPAADGGSAKPSTGNALGLIGQDLSAGERQRLGLRSGEGVLIRNPGDSGAEAGLRPGDVVLQVGRNAVGSASALDRELGSVKSGDTVMLLVRRQGSTQFIAVTAQDDAQTG; from the coding sequence ATGAACCGCACGCCCCGTTCCCCGCTGCGCAGCATGTTCCTGGTCGCCGCGATCGCCGCAGCGCTCCCGGTCGCCTGCACGGCCCAGCCGCCCGCCAACCCCATCGCCCAGCCGCCCGCCGCCACGCCGGCGCCGCCGCTGGTTTCCGGACTTCCGGACTTCACCAACCTCGTGCAGCGCGTCGGTCCGGCGGTGGTCAACATCCGCGCCGAAGTCACGCCGCGGCGCACAGCGCGCGGCCAGCAGCAGATGCCCGACGAGGAACAGATCCCGGAAATCTTCCGCCGCTTCTTCGGCGACGAGATGCCGTTCCCGGGCGGTCCGGGTGGTCCGGGTCCGCGCGGTCCGCGCGGCGGCGGCACCTCGCTCGGCAGCGGCTTCCTGATGTCCGCCGACGGTTACGTGATGACCAACCACCACGTCGTCGAAGGCGCGGACAACGTGACGGTCACGCTGTCGGATCGCCGCGAATTCCCTGCGAAGGTCGTCGGCAGCGATGAGCAGTCCGACGTCGCGCTGCTGAAGATCGACGCGAAGGGCCTGCCGTTCCTGCGCATGGCGCCGTCCAATTCGGCCAAGGCGGGCCAGTGGGTGATCGCGATCGGCTCGCCGTTCGGCCTGGACCACTCGGTCACCGCGGGCATCGTCAGCGCGGTGGGCCGCGCCAATCCGTACGCGAACCAGCGCTACGTGCCGTTCATCCAGACCGACGTCGCCATCAACCAGGGCAACTCGGGCGGCCCGCTGCTCAACACCAGCGGCGAAGTGGTCGGCATCAACTCGCAGATCTTCAGCAACTCCGGCGGCTACATGGGCGTGAGCTTCGCCATCCCGATCGACGTGGCGATGAGCGCGGCCGAACAGCTGCGCGCGACCGGCAAGGTCAGCCGCGGCCAGCTTGGCGTGCAGGTGCAGGCGCTGACGAGCGAATCGGCCAAGGCGCTTGGCTTGCCCGACAGCAGCGGCGCGCTGATCGCCGACGTGCTGCCGGGCAGCCCGGCGGAGAAGGCGGGCATCGAGCGCGGCGACGTCATCCGTGCCGTCGACGGCCGCGCCATCAACGATTCCGCGGACTTGCCGCCGATCATCGGCAACATGGCGCCGGGGACGAAGGCGAAGGTGACGCTGGTTCGCGACGGCCGCACCGTCGACAAAACGGTGACCGTCAACGAGCTGGACGAACTGGCGGGCACGCCGGGTGCGAGGCCGCGTCCGGCGGCCGATGGCGGCTCCGCGAAGCCGTCCACCGGGAACGCGCTCGGTCTGATTGGCCAGGACCTGTCGGCTGGTGAACGCCAGCGCCTGGGCCTGCGCTCTGGTGAGGGCGTGCTGATCCGCAACCCGGGCGATTCGGGTGCCGAAGCGGGCCTGCGTCCGGGCGACGTCGTACTGCAGGTCGGCCGCAACGCCGTCGGCAGCGCCTCCGCGCTCGACCGCGAGCTGGGATCGGTGAAGTCCGGCGACACCGTGATGCTGCTGGTGCGCCGCCAGGGCTCCACGCAGTTCATCGCCGTCACCGCGCAGGACGACGCCCAGACCGGCTGA
- the lepB gene encoding signal peptidase I — protein MRWFEIALVVLTLFTGLVWLLDKLVLAKRREARQGLLDDGKEPIVVDYSKAFFPVLAVVLILRSFVAEPFRIPSNSMMPTLLTGDFILVNKFTYGLRLPINNHKVIGIGEPQRGDVVVFRPPHHPDQDWIKRVVGLPGDRVGYHDNQVSVNGKVLSYAPIGVYQGKGNGTEMTGAEELQEDLLGRQHHVLERTNLPFIDQGEGDWIVPPGHYFVMGDNRDNSEDSRYWGFLPEQNLRGKAFLIWMNFDGGVDTSRIGSRIQ, from the coding sequence ATGCGCTGGTTTGAAATCGCCCTGGTCGTCCTGACGCTGTTCACCGGCCTGGTCTGGCTGCTCGACAAGCTGGTACTGGCCAAACGACGCGAAGCACGCCAGGGCCTGCTGGACGACGGCAAGGAGCCGATCGTCGTCGACTATTCCAAGGCGTTCTTCCCGGTGCTGGCGGTGGTGCTGATCCTGCGCAGCTTCGTGGCCGAGCCGTTCCGGATTCCCTCCAACTCGATGATGCCGACGCTGCTGACCGGCGACTTCATCCTCGTCAACAAGTTCACCTACGGCCTGCGCCTGCCGATCAACAACCACAAGGTGATCGGCATCGGCGAGCCGCAGCGCGGCGACGTCGTGGTGTTCCGCCCGCCGCACCATCCCGACCAGGACTGGATCAAGCGCGTGGTGGGCCTGCCCGGCGATCGCGTGGGCTACCACGACAACCAGGTCAGCGTGAACGGCAAGGTCCTGTCGTACGCACCGATCGGCGTCTACCAGGGCAAGGGCAACGGCACCGAGATGACCGGCGCCGAGGAACTGCAGGAAGATCTGCTCGGCCGCCAGCATCACGTGCTCGAGCGCACCAACCTGCCGTTCATCGACCAGGGCGAGGGCGACTGGATCGTGCCGCCGGGTCACTATTTCGTGATGGGCGACAACCGCGACAACAGCGAGGACAGCCGATACTGGGGCTTCCTGCCGGAGCAGAACCTGCGCGGCAAGGCGTTCCTGATCTGGATGAACTTCGACGGTGGCGTCGACACGTCGCGCATCGGCAGCAGGATCCAGTAA
- the recO gene encoding DNA repair protein RecO — translation MRLSAEPAFVLHSRPWRETSLLVEVLSEHHGRLGLVARGVQGPKKQALRAALQPLQWIRFDAVQVGELARLNTAEALDVAPRLSGEAMLSGFYLNELTLRLAPRQDPAPELYEAYGRARVRLGAGEPLAWTLRRFERDLLDALGFGFDWANDGDGTPIDSAARYQLDPEYGPRRVLSDRGHGDRSRAATGRGLLALAADRAPEVDDLPGLRRAMRDVLAHYLGPRGLKSWDMLAELNRVSRPPNQNAAD, via the coding sequence ATGCGCCTTAGCGCCGAACCCGCCTTCGTCCTGCACTCGCGGCCCTGGCGCGAGACCAGCCTGCTGGTCGAGGTGCTGAGCGAACATCACGGCCGGCTCGGCCTGGTCGCCCGCGGCGTGCAGGGTCCGAAGAAGCAGGCGCTGCGTGCGGCGCTGCAGCCGCTGCAGTGGATCCGGTTCGATGCGGTGCAGGTGGGCGAACTCGCCCGACTCAACACCGCCGAAGCGCTCGACGTGGCACCGCGCCTGTCGGGTGAGGCGATGCTATCGGGCTTCTACCTCAACGAACTCACGCTGCGCCTGGCGCCACGCCAGGACCCCGCGCCCGAACTCTATGAAGCCTACGGACGCGCCCGCGTCCGGCTGGGCGCGGGCGAGCCGTTGGCCTGGACGCTGCGGCGGTTCGAACGCGACCTGCTCGACGCGCTCGGGTTCGGATTCGACTGGGCCAACGACGGCGACGGAACGCCCATCGATTCGGCCGCGCGATACCAGCTCGATCCCGAGTACGGCCCGCGCCGCGTGTTGAGCGATCGCGGCCACGGCGACCGCAGTCGCGCCGCGACGGGGCGAGGCCTGCTTGCGCTGGCCGCCGATCGCGCGCCCGAAGTGGACGACCTTCCCGGGCTGCGCCGTGCGATGCGCGACGTGCTCGCGCATTACCTCGGGCCGCGCGGGCTCAAGTCGTGGGACATGCTGGCCGAGTTGAATCGCGTGTCGCGACCGCCGAATCAGAACGCGGCCGACTGA
- a CDS encoding DUF4845 domain-containing protein: MKRTQSGMTLIGFIIVLAVVGVFIYMGMKVIPMYSEYFAVKQALKQMSQEAGISQQDPKRIKDNFFARLYVSYADNVKPSDVKLARKEAGYVMTVDYEVRRPLIANFDIVGHFNAEQVLSRTAGDD, from the coding sequence ATGAAGCGTACTCAGAGCGGCATGACCCTGATCGGGTTCATCATCGTGCTGGCAGTGGTCGGTGTGTTCATCTACATGGGCATGAAGGTGATTCCGATGTATTCGGAATACTTCGCCGTGAAGCAGGCGCTGAAGCAGATGTCGCAGGAAGCGGGCATCAGCCAGCAGGATCCCAAGCGGATCAAGGACAACTTCTTCGCCCGCCTGTACGTCAGCTACGCGGACAACGTGAAGCCGTCCGACGTGAAGCTCGCGCGCAAGGAAGCCGGCTACGTGATGACCGTGGACTACGAAGTCCGTCGCCCGCTGATCGCCAACTTCGACATCGTCGGCCACTTCAACGCCGAGCAGGTGCTCTCGCGCACGGCCGGGGATGACTGA